One Methanocella sp. genomic window carries:
- a CDS encoding non-histone chromosomal MC1 family protein — protein MENGRYPHAVAIFRRYSPIFSAGRQKPLNISRFHTYALEEAKITADREKKNFGLINEKGEEIGTYSGAQPRDAALKVANRGITSIILREKGTKKLHYFQGKRELVTVPASAPAWIKEAAKDKGGKIYKANVEKLGTTNLEYSELERNPRDLFKLPKSKTSKK, from the coding sequence TTGGAAAACGGGCGCTATCCCCACGCTGTTGCGATTTTTCGGCGTTATTCGCCCATTTTTTCAGCGGGAAGACAAAAACCGTTAAATATTAGCCGGTTTCATACGTATGCTTTAGAGGAGGCCAAGATTACGGCAGACAGAGAGAAGAAAAATTTCGGACTGATTAATGAGAAAGGTGAAGAGATAGGCACATACAGCGGCGCCCAGCCGAGGGACGCGGCCCTTAAGGTCGCCAACCGCGGCATCACGAGTATCATCTTGAGGGAGAAGGGCACCAAGAAGCTGCACTATTTCCAGGGCAAGAGAGAGCTTGTGACCGTGCCCGCCAGTGCCCCGGCCTGGATAAAGGAGGCCGCCAAGGACAAGGGCGGAAAGATCTACAAGGCCAACGTCGAGAAGCTTGGCACCACTAACCTGGAGTACAGCGAACTCGAGAGGAACCCCCGGGATCTTTTCAAGCTTCCCAAGTCCAAGACATCCAAAAAATAG
- a CDS encoding KGG domain-containing protein: protein MAKKESKGDISVREAGRRGGTTTKERHGPEFYREIGHKGGQKVRELIERGKSSEK from the coding sequence ATGGCGAAAAAGGAATCGAAAGGAGACATTAGTGTAAGAGAGGCAGGAAGACGCGGTGGCACCACCACCAAGGAGAGGCACGGCCCCGAGTTTTACCGGGAGATCGGTCACAAGGGAGGCCAGAAGGTAAGAGAGCTCATCGAGCGCGGTAAGTCTTCCGAAAAGTAA